Proteins from a single region of Chryseobacterium sp. T16E-39:
- a CDS encoding sensor histidine kinase, whose amino-acid sequence MKKKLCFVLLLLFTYGLNAQRFFTLDNDGPYIDSLTQVIKSAKSDSIRGITSFKLADLFRRSKKNELADQYLLIANKIAPKYPFLKTVAIYYNAAGLVGKGDFDNYAKQLNLANTELKKYKTKDSYVLQAFILKNLSLVEVLHNNEVEAMRLLVNEAVPLAKKGGDLEVLSILYKSIAVIFMNSNQRPKANTYLKIAKEYIEKASTSSYTYLETKADIYITDVENLCYLNMLAEAKKSLDKAYEILKNYPNSNMNGSYYTAEGYYFYKVGQFNNSLKSYDKGIANSNFHKDPLQANRLKFSKYMPLKALNRLEDAKNLLLDLLGSTTQFALDQRNFTRELAFIYEDLGDTKNAYKYLSRYNTINDSLNVSESQGKVAALEAKFNKSENEKKISMLEAQRQRDKLVAENNKLYYGLLAAISVILLLLVIFLWVNSKNQKKIAVQHAQNYAQNIETLKTQKEMEVTQAMIRGEEDERKRIARDLHDGIGSMLSSLKIRFLKISNSSEPAQPNEIENMNTLLNNSITELRQISFNLIPETLLKLGLEHALSDLCHLLVTDEVNIYFQANKIQKDIPESVQIMIYRIVQELLNNALKHSSCTEILVDCSQNGSHFHITVEDNGTGFDPTQADNFTGQGLKNLKNRVELLNGKMDIHSSQNSNTVFNIELSI is encoded by the coding sequence ATGAAAAAAAAATTATGCTTTGTACTCTTGCTTCTGTTCACCTATGGATTGAATGCTCAGAGGTTTTTTACACTTGATAATGATGGCCCTTACATCGACAGTCTCACTCAGGTCATCAAATCCGCAAAATCAGACAGCATAAGAGGCATAACCAGTTTTAAACTTGCTGATTTGTTCAGGAGGAGCAAAAAAAATGAATTAGCAGATCAATATCTTCTTATTGCCAATAAAATTGCTCCCAAATATCCTTTTTTAAAAACGGTGGCGATCTATTACAATGCGGCAGGATTAGTAGGTAAAGGCGATTTTGACAATTATGCCAAGCAATTGAATCTGGCCAATACCGAACTGAAGAAATATAAAACCAAAGATTCTTATGTCCTGCAGGCATTTATTCTAAAAAACCTGTCTCTCGTCGAGGTCCTTCATAACAATGAAGTGGAAGCGATGAGGCTCCTGGTTAATGAAGCCGTTCCTTTAGCAAAAAAAGGAGGTGACCTTGAAGTTCTGAGTATTCTTTATAAGTCCATTGCTGTGATATTCATGAATAGTAATCAAAGGCCGAAGGCTAATACCTATCTGAAAATAGCTAAAGAATATATTGAAAAAGCCAGCACTTCTTCTTACACTTATCTTGAGACCAAAGCAGATATCTATATTACGGATGTTGAAAATCTGTGTTATCTTAACATGCTTGCTGAAGCAAAAAAATCACTTGATAAAGCATATGAGATTCTAAAAAACTATCCTAATTCTAATATGAATGGAAGCTATTACACCGCAGAGGGCTATTACTTTTACAAGGTGGGGCAATTCAATAATTCTTTAAAAAGTTATGATAAAGGTATTGCTAACAGTAATTTTCACAAGGATCCACTTCAGGCCAACCGTTTAAAATTTTCAAAATACATGCCTTTGAAAGCTTTGAACAGATTGGAGGATGCAAAAAATCTCTTATTGGACCTGTTAGGAAGTACCACACAATTTGCTCTTGATCAAAGAAACTTCACCAGAGAACTGGCTTTTATTTATGAAGACCTTGGAGATACTAAAAATGCATATAAATATCTTTCGAGATATAACACAATTAATGACAGTTTAAATGTGAGCGAATCGCAAGGCAAAGTAGCAGCACTGGAAGCCAAATTCAATAAGTCTGAAAATGAAAAAAAGATCAGTATGCTTGAAGCACAGCGACAGCGCGACAAACTGGTTGCAGAAAACAACAAGCTCTATTATGGTTTACTTGCAGCGATTTCTGTTATATTATTATTACTGGTCATCTTCCTTTGGGTCAATTCTAAAAACCAGAAAAAAATAGCGGTCCAACATGCTCAAAATTATGCTCAGAACATAGAAACGCTTAAAACTCAAAAAGAAATGGAAGTGACGCAGGCCATGATCCGAGGTGAGGAAGATGAGCGTAAAAGAATAGCAAGAGATCTCCACGATGGTATTGGAAGTATGCTTTCTTCTCTTAAGATCAGGTTTTTAAAGATCAGTAATTCTTCTGAGCCTGCTCAACCCAACGAAATTGAAAACATGAATACGCTCTTAAATAATTCTATTACAGAATTGCGACAGATCTCTTTTAATCTTATCCCTGAAACACTGCTTAAATTAGGACTTGAACATGCCCTTAGTGATCTTTGCCATCTTTTAGTAACCGACGAAGTTAATATTTACTTCCAGGCCAATAAGATCCAAAAAGATATCCCGGAAAGTGTTCAGATCATGATTTACAGGATCGTACAGGAATTGCTCAATAATGCTTTGAAACATTCTTCATGTACTGAAATCCTGGTTGATTGCAGCCAAAACGGATCTCATTTTCACATTACTGTAGAGGATAATGGAACTGGGTTTGACCCTACACAAGCCGATAACTTTACAGGTCAGGGACTAAAAAATCTCAAAAACAGGGTGGAACTCCTCAATGGAAAAATGGATATTCATTCTTCACAAAACAGCAACACAGTCTTTAATATTGAACTTTCTATTTAA
- a CDS encoding alpha/beta hydrolase family protein, translating into MKEDITLWKKLKKRLQPLKASITPNRQTLKAAGFGILISSVLFFILVSADKFLPAIGFGNFILFILISFLVSYLVGSILSGLAGLIGKTPPNFRQAIGFLLFFFFYLILITPTFRWILIVFLIIFPALTFGALFYWRSKAKESWSLRQKIVTGISLLIGVLGLGIGGYIFLYDGTSQTALTNYKMSGNLPVPIEAPDPALPGKYKIGFLSYGSGKDKRRTLYGKDARIKTPSVDGSLLLKSWNGISGKLRTRYFGFDKTQLPLNAMVWYPENFQGQAPLVLIVHGNHLAQDWSEKGYDYLGKLLASKGYIVASVDENFLNTSITDLDQKGFKDENGARGWLMLKHLQLWRKWNKDPSNPFFNKINMDQIALIGHSRGGEAMSHAALFNKLPYFPDNANEVFDFNFNIKAYIAIAPVDGQYQPASILAPLEDINYFVIQGVHDMDMQSYGGLATYKRIQYTKGYQGFKAGLYVNQANHGQFNTSWGRYDSSSPYISQFNMTHLMPEKEQQQIAKVYISAFLDVNLKGETVYKPLFTDYRYGRQWLPNHIYFNQFEDSQTLFVARYEEDLNLSTGTLPGVSITTKNLTLWREAQQKLIWNSQISRAVYIGWNHQETTNKPASYTFDFNENIGQDLTGYALAFNLAESDESPVAPKKEQKDKKEEKKNPSKENQQKKAIDFSIELTDQKGTHIRFLLSTCAPLQPQLKKNLTKFAFFDDNGDAESIPDYFYFDLDTLHKKYPTLDLNSLKSISLIFDKSPEGAIILDDVSFVKLSDSPK; encoded by the coding sequence ATGAAAGAAGACATTACGTTATGGAAAAAATTGAAAAAACGGCTTCAACCATTAAAAGCTTCGATAACTCCTAACCGTCAGACCTTAAAGGCTGCCGGTTTTGGCATTCTTATCAGTTCAGTTCTCTTTTTTATTTTGGTATCAGCAGATAAATTCCTTCCTGCAATAGGTTTTGGCAATTTCATCTTATTCATACTTATTTCTTTTCTGGTCAGTTATCTTGTAGGTTCTATATTGAGTGGGCTGGCTGGTTTAATAGGAAAAACACCGCCTAATTTCAGGCAAGCTATCGGTTTTTTACTGTTCTTCTTCTTTTACCTGATTTTAATTACCCCTACTTTTCGCTGGATACTCATTGTTTTTCTTATTATTTTTCCTGCGCTCACTTTTGGAGCATTATTCTACTGGAGGTCAAAAGCTAAAGAATCGTGGTCACTGCGACAGAAAATCGTCACAGGAATTTCACTTTTAATTGGAGTTCTGGGCTTAGGTATAGGCGGCTATATATTTCTGTATGATGGAACTTCTCAAACGGCATTAACGAATTACAAAATGTCAGGAAACCTTCCAGTACCTATTGAAGCTCCTGACCCTGCCCTTCCCGGTAAATATAAGATAGGCTTCCTGAGCTATGGGTCCGGGAAAGATAAACGCCGAACCCTTTATGGAAAAGATGCACGTATTAAAACACCTTCAGTAGACGGATCCCTTCTTCTTAAATCCTGGAATGGTATTTCCGGCAAACTCCGTACACGATATTTTGGATTCGACAAAACCCAACTGCCATTGAATGCCATGGTATGGTATCCCGAAAATTTCCAGGGACAGGCTCCGTTGGTACTTATTGTTCATGGAAATCATCTGGCTCAGGATTGGTCTGAAAAAGGATATGATTATCTTGGAAAGCTTTTGGCCAGTAAAGGATATATCGTTGCTTCTGTGGATGAAAATTTCCTGAATACCAGCATCACAGATTTGGATCAGAAAGGATTTAAAGATGAAAATGGCGCACGTGGCTGGCTGATGCTTAAACATCTGCAACTATGGCGAAAGTGGAATAAAGACCCTTCAAATCCATTTTTCAACAAGATCAACATGGATCAGATTGCTCTGATCGGGCATTCAAGAGGTGGAGAAGCGATGTCACATGCTGCTCTGTTTAACAAACTCCCTTATTTTCCTGATAATGCCAATGAGGTCTTTGATTTTAACTTTAATATAAAAGCATATATAGCTATTGCTCCGGTAGATGGTCAATATCAACCTGCTTCCATACTGGCTCCGTTGGAGGATATTAATTATTTTGTTATTCAGGGTGTCCATGATATGGATATGCAGTCTTATGGAGGTCTGGCCACTTATAAACGAATCCAATACACCAAAGGCTACCAAGGATTCAAGGCGGGATTATATGTTAATCAGGCAAATCATGGTCAATTCAATACTTCCTGGGGAAGGTATGATTCAAGCAGCCCGTATATCAGTCAATTTAATATGACGCATCTGATGCCTGAAAAAGAACAGCAGCAGATCGCAAAAGTATATATCAGCGCGTTTTTGGATGTTAACTTAAAAGGAGAAACAGTATATAAGCCCCTTTTTACAGATTACCGCTACGGTCGTCAATGGCTTCCCAATCACATTTATTTCAATCAGTTTGAAGATAGTCAGACGTTATTCGTTGCCCGTTATGAAGAGGATTTAAACCTGTCTACCGGAACCCTGCCAGGCGTAAGCATCACCACGAAAAACCTAACTCTTTGGAGGGAAGCACAGCAAAAACTTATCTGGAACAGTCAGATTTCCCGGGCAGTATATATCGGTTGGAATCATCAGGAAACAACTAACAAACCAGCCAGCTACACATTTGATTTTAATGAAAATATAGGTCAGGATCTAACAGGCTATGCGCTGGCGTTCAATCTGGCAGAAAGTGATGAATCTCCTGTAGCCCCTAAAAAGGAACAAAAAGATAAGAAAGAGGAAAAGAAAAACCCCTCAAAAGAGAACCAACAAAAAAAAGCAATCGACTTTAGTATTGAACTGACCGATCAGAAAGGGACACATATTCGTTTTCTGTTAAGTACCTGCGCTCCGCTTCAGCCACAATTGAAAAAGAACCTGACTAAGTTTGCCTTTTTTGATGACAACGGAGATGCAGAATCAATTCCGGATTACTTTTATTTTGATCTGGATACCCTCCATAAAAAATATCCAACATTGGATCTGAACAGTCTGAAATCAATTTCTTTGATCTTTGATAAGAGTCCGGAAGGTGCCATAATTTTAGATGATGTAAGTTTTGTAAAACTTTCTGATTCCCCAAAATAA
- a CDS encoding helix-turn-helix domain-containing protein, which yields MFYLAGIFIAFFSSFLILGKKKKAGADYLLALWFFIIGLHLTLVFLNFFGSYIQAPYLLGLEIPLPLIHGPMLFLYILNLSGQGRNPYLQMLHFLPALAVYLILWNFFMLSPKEKMVIYENGGMIYKGLRKGISMLVYISGISYVTLSLLSLQKYKKKISRQYSNIEKINLNWVYYLIIGISIVWASLILKNDTITFTSVVLFVLFTAYFGITKAGILNLPELKTEYIENEKIINETEVAVKYQKSGLTDENIQMIYDRLSQRMKSEKLFKDPDLNMNTIASLLEIHPNTLSQVINTIENKNFYDYINTQRIDEFKRIAVLPENQKFTILTLAFESGFNSKTSFNRNFKKYVQCSPRDFLKNQNLELE from the coding sequence ATGTTTTATTTAGCCGGGATCTTTATTGCTTTTTTTTCTTCTTTTCTTATTCTGGGAAAGAAAAAGAAAGCAGGTGCAGATTATTTATTAGCTCTGTGGTTTTTTATTATAGGTCTCCATCTGACTTTAGTTTTTTTAAATTTCTTCGGAAGTTATATTCAGGCACCCTACCTGCTTGGACTGGAAATCCCCCTTCCATTGATTCATGGTCCTATGCTCTTTTTATATATTCTAAACCTTAGCGGACAGGGCAGAAATCCATATCTTCAGATGTTACATTTTCTCCCTGCTCTGGCTGTTTATCTTATTTTATGGAATTTCTTTATGCTCTCTCCCAAAGAAAAGATGGTAATCTATGAAAATGGAGGTATGATCTATAAAGGATTGCGAAAAGGTATTAGCATGCTCGTATACATATCGGGAATCTCCTATGTTACCTTAAGTCTTTTATCGCTTCAGAAATACAAAAAGAAAATTTCAAGACAATATTCAAATATTGAAAAAATAAACCTAAACTGGGTATATTATCTTATTATAGGAATTTCCATCGTTTGGGCTTCCCTTATTTTAAAAAATGACACCATTACGTTTACCTCCGTAGTTCTTTTCGTTTTGTTTACCGCCTATTTTGGAATTACTAAAGCGGGCATTTTAAATTTACCCGAACTGAAAACTGAATATATTGAAAACGAAAAGATCATCAACGAGACTGAGGTTGCTGTAAAATACCAGAAGTCAGGTTTAACTGATGAAAATATCCAGATGATTTATGATAGGCTTTCCCAAAGGATGAAATCAGAAAAGCTCTTTAAAGATCCTGACTTAAATATGAATACTATTGCTTCCCTCTTAGAAATTCATCCGAACACCCTTTCTCAGGTCATCAATACCATTGAAAATAAAAACTTCTACGATTATATCAACACACAAAGAATTGATGAGTTCAAAAGAATCGCAGTTTTACCCGAAAATCAAAAATTCACTATTCTAACACTGGCATTTGAAAGTGGGTTTAATTCAAAAACCTCTTTTAACAGAAACTTTAAGAAATATGTGCAATGCTCGCCACGGGATTTTTTAAAGAACCAGAATTTGGAATTGGAATAG
- a CDS encoding response regulator: MAIIKPYKTVIVDDHPIVTEGLQLLFSKSDDVEIIKSFKTGEALLAYENLDKIDIILLDIFLPDTNGIDLCLKIKKTYPKIIILGMSSQSERSIILQMIKNGAQGYLLKSASLEEFKNCMNKAASGELAFSQQVEKIIENTSVYDLKAVPRLTQREKEILKLLAEGKSTQEISDMLFLSYLTVQTHRRNLLNKYEVRNVVELLKFAKENGLYVP, from the coding sequence ATGGCTATCATAAAACCATACAAAACAGTTATCGTTGACGATCATCCCATCGTTACGGAAGGCTTGCAGCTTCTTTTTTCAAAATCAGATGATGTCGAGATCATTAAAAGTTTTAAAACCGGTGAAGCGCTTTTAGCCTATGAGAATCTCGATAAGATAGATATTATTTTACTCGATATATTCCTTCCGGACACTAATGGTATTGACCTGTGCCTGAAAATCAAAAAAACGTATCCTAAAATAATCATATTGGGTATGAGCAGCCAGTCTGAACGCAGTATCATTCTCCAAATGATCAAAAACGGGGCTCAGGGATATCTCTTAAAAAGTGCTTCTTTAGAAGAATTTAAAAACTGCATGAATAAAGCTGCATCCGGAGAATTGGCCTTTAGCCAGCAGGTTGAGAAAATTATTGAAAACACCAGCGTTTACGATCTGAAAGCTGTACCCAGATTAACCCAAAGAGAAAAAGAAATTTTGAAGCTTTTGGCAGAAGGCAAATCTACGCAGGAAATATCAGATATGCTATTTCTAAGTTATCTGACGGTACAGACACACCGAAGAAACTTATTAAATAAATATGAGGTGAGAAATGTCGTTGAACTTTTAAAGTTTGCCAAAGAAAATGGCCTTTATGTACCATAA
- a CDS encoding T9SS type A sorting domain-containing protein, translating to MKKLIFTSLFLIGVGAAAQPTVTRAALDKINTTTTVYNVNVSTSISPGPAGAGQTWDFSTYVGSQTVTTKLFPCPGQANCSKFPTANRIAELVGNNNFDYLLNSDAEATTIGNFSVLGNVTITYTDPLIDYKFPVNYLQEFTDNYAFNTGGSTETGTQSFKVDGYGTVITPNGTFPNALRIKRIRNGSQVTGGTTFTYVNESYQWVTENNGPVLSVAFNTFTINGQTTVQPSLAYFTTSPTLATVDSETAKDEIIIYPNPASDLITIRSKEDLKSITIISLDGKAIQKAPNHKVIDIADLPNGVYVVQIEFKNGKIISKKISKQ from the coding sequence ATGAAAAAATTAATCTTTACCTCTTTATTTTTAATAGGCGTGGGAGCTGCTGCCCAACCAACGGTAACGAGGGCAGCTCTTGATAAAATCAATACCACCACTACTGTTTACAATGTAAACGTTTCGACATCGATAAGTCCAGGTCCGGCTGGAGCTGGTCAGACGTGGGATTTTTCAACTTATGTTGGGAGCCAAACTGTAACAACTAAATTATTTCCATGTCCGGGCCAGGCAAATTGTTCAAAATTTCCCACGGCCAATAGAATCGCTGAACTTGTAGGAAATAATAATTTTGATTACCTGCTGAACAGTGATGCAGAAGCAACAACAATTGGAAATTTTAGCGTATTAGGAAATGTAACCATTACGTATACGGATCCCTTGATCGACTATAAGTTTCCAGTGAATTACCTCCAGGAATTTACAGATAATTATGCATTCAATACGGGTGGATCAACGGAAACAGGAACGCAAAGCTTTAAAGTAGATGGTTACGGGACGGTTATAACACCCAATGGAACTTTTCCTAATGCATTAAGAATAAAAAGAATAAGAAATGGAAGTCAGGTTACTGGCGGAACAACGTTTACCTATGTTAATGAGTCCTATCAATGGGTTACAGAAAATAATGGGCCGGTTCTTTCTGTTGCATTTAATACATTTACCATCAATGGGCAGACCACAGTTCAGCCGTCATTAGCTTATTTTACAACATCTCCCACACTGGCCACTGTCGATTCGGAGACTGCTAAAGATGAAATTATTATTTATCCGAATCCGGCATCAGATCTTATTACGATCCGGTCAAAAGAAGACCTTAAAAGTATTACAATTATAAGTCTTGATGGAAAAGCAATTCAAAAAGCACCCAATCACAAAGTAATTGATATTGCAGACCTTCCCAATGGGGTGTACGTTGTACAAATCGAATTCAAAAATGGGAAAATTATTTCGAAAAAGATCAGTAAACAGTAA
- a CDS encoding nuclear transport factor 2 family protein has protein sequence MDIKNFASQWINSWNSHNLDEILSHYADDIEITTPMIKTFTNGEDTLKGKEAVRNYWLKALDKVPDLHFILYDVTYGINSVALYYQSIMNKKAIEVMFFNDEGKVNRMYALYTE, from the coding sequence ATGGATATTAAAAACTTTGCCTCTCAATGGATTAACTCCTGGAATTCACATAACCTGGACGAAATTTTAAGTCATTATGCAGATGATATTGAAATCACTACTCCCATGATAAAAACATTTACCAATGGGGAGGATACTCTAAAAGGAAAAGAAGCTGTTAGAAATTATTGGTTAAAAGCTCTTGATAAAGTACCTGATCTGCATTTTATATTGTATGATGTAACGTACGGAATCAATTCTGTCGCACTCTATTATCAATCAATCATGAATAAAAAAGCGATTGAAGTGATGTTCTTTAATGATGAAGGGAAGGTAAATAGAATGTATGCGCTGTATACAGAGTAA
- a CDS encoding cysteine hydrolase family protein, with the protein MENKKALLIIDIQNDYFEEGANPLNGSLEASLHAKKLLEDFRKKSLPVIHIQHFSTREGSTFFIPNTKGVEIHENVTPVGDEKVIAKNYPNSFRDTELLDYLKTNDITELIICGMMTHMCVDATTRAAKDFNFTCTLIGDACATKDLEIQGKSVAAFEVQKSFLAALNYFYSTVKSTDEYVHGN; encoded by the coding sequence ATGGAAAATAAAAAAGCATTACTCATTATAGACATTCAGAATGATTATTTTGAAGAAGGAGCCAATCCTTTGAACGGAAGTTTAGAAGCCAGCTTACATGCTAAAAAACTATTGGAAGATTTTAGAAAAAAATCACTTCCTGTTATTCATATTCAGCATTTTTCAACAAGAGAAGGTTCCACATTTTTTATTCCCAATACCAAGGGAGTTGAAATCCACGAAAATGTAACGCCGGTAGGTGATGAAAAAGTTATTGCCAAAAACTATCCCAACAGTTTTCGGGACACAGAATTACTGGACTATTTAAAAACAAATGATATCACAGAGTTAATCATTTGCGGTATGATGACCCACATGTGCGTTGATGCAACTACGAGAGCTGCCAAAGATTTCAATTTCACCTGTACATTAATTGGAGACGCCTGTGCAACTAAGGATCTCGAGATCCAGGGAAAATCTGTAGCAGCTTTTGAAGTCCAGAAGTCTTTTCTTGCAGCATTGAACTATTTCTATTCCACAGTTAAAAGTACAGATGAATATGTACATGGTAACTAA
- a CDS encoding helix-turn-helix transcriptional regulator: MNEIFKIFKIGVTESERISQQDNDPHHHDFEELLIGKYGQLEHFIDFKSQVMNAPFVSFITQGKVHRAKPLAKNKQCDIWGIRFKSEFIADTVFQLYTTYHDKANICLKADECFERLNTICEIIYQEYLQPDPDLSVIRQLLSSLFTIIESERKKLNLNNDESKKIKSTTFKNFLILLNEHYKEAKDVNFYAEQLSMTIRNLNLICQEILHQSVSEIIETRKLTEAKNLLITTHKTIAEIGYELGFNEKTYFTHAFKKKSGLTPSEYRKEMAKIIS, translated from the coding sequence ATGAATGAAATTTTTAAAATATTCAAAATAGGTGTCACTGAATCCGAAAGGATCAGCCAGCAAGACAATGATCCTCACCATCATGATTTTGAAGAATTACTTATTGGGAAATATGGTCAACTGGAGCATTTTATAGATTTTAAATCTCAGGTCATGAATGCTCCTTTTGTTTCCTTTATTACACAAGGCAAAGTGCATAGGGCAAAACCTTTGGCAAAGAACAAGCAATGTGATATCTGGGGGATCCGCTTTAAAAGTGAATTTATTGCTGATACTGTTTTTCAGCTTTATACAACCTATCATGATAAGGCAAATATTTGCCTGAAAGCAGATGAATGTTTTGAACGTCTTAACACCATTTGTGAAATTATTTATCAGGAATACCTTCAGCCAGATCCTGACCTATCGGTTATAAGACAGTTATTGAGCAGCCTCTTCACGATCATCGAATCTGAACGAAAGAAACTCAATTTAAATAATGACGAATCAAAAAAGATCAAAAGCACTACATTTAAAAATTTCTTAATACTTCTCAATGAACATTATAAAGAAGCAAAAGATGTCAATTTTTATGCAGAGCAACTCTCTATGACTATCCGAAATCTAAACCTCATTTGTCAGGAGATTTTACATCAAAGTGTTTCGGAAATTATAGAAACCAGAAAATTAACAGAAGCTAAAAATCTTCTTATCACCACCCATAAAACAATTGCGGAAATTGGTTACGAACTTGGTTTTAATGAAAAAACATACTTCACGCATGCTTTTAAAAAGAAATCAGGCCTCACCCCATCGGAGTACCGAAAGGAAATGGCAAAGATCATTTCCTAA
- a CDS encoding DUF2306 domain-containing protein, whose translation MKKFLFIILAVLALLIGLYPLIYVLVDHKYTFLSSKTSEILSNSIWRFAFFCHIILGAISLLIGWRQFGAGFRNKHKKLHRLMGKIYILSVIISSMAGIYLGFYANGNIVSSSGFVSLGVIWFITTVLAFLKIKRGDIIQHQNFMTYSYACTFAAVTLRLWMPLLKSIITTPGLSYLIVAWLCWVPNLMVAYFINRKRSLKKNIVDPNLI comes from the coding sequence ATGAAAAAATTCTTGTTCATCATTCTTGCAGTTCTGGCACTACTCATTGGATTATATCCTTTGATTTATGTTCTGGTTGATCATAAGTACACTTTTTTGAGTTCTAAAACATCCGAAATTCTGAGTAATTCGATATGGAGATTTGCCTTTTTTTGTCACATTATTTTGGGGGCTATATCTCTTTTGATTGGCTGGAGACAATTTGGAGCCGGATTCAGAAATAAACATAAAAAGCTTCATCGACTCATGGGTAAAATCTACATATTATCAGTTATTATTAGTTCAATGGCTGGGATTTATTTGGGATTTTATGCTAATGGTAATATTGTTTCGTCGTCTGGGTTCGTTAGTTTGGGAGTTATTTGGTTCATCACAACAGTTCTTGCTTTTTTAAAAATTAAAAGAGGAGATATTATCCAGCATCAGAATTTTATGACGTATAGCTATGCCTGTACTTTTGCAGCAGTAACCCTTAGATTATGGATGCCTTTATTAAAATCTATCATAACAACTCCAGGTCTTTCTTATCTTATTGTTGCCTGGTTATGCTGGGTTCCTAATCTTATGGTCGCTTATTTTATCAACAGGAAGCGTTCTTTGAAAAAAAATATTGTTGACCCCAACCTTATCTAA
- a CDS encoding antibiotic biosynthesis monooxygenase family protein yields MINISKEQGYLTLINVFTVAPENQDKLLNLLISCTDEFISDCPGFISASYHKGIDGKSVVLYAQYENMEAFQGVINSEGGKRMISEGTQLAESAQRSFCNVYDTREV; encoded by the coding sequence ATGATTAACATTTCAAAAGAACAGGGGTATTTAACATTAATTAATGTTTTCACAGTTGCACCGGAGAATCAGGATAAATTACTCAATTTACTGATTTCATGTACGGACGAATTTATCTCAGATTGCCCGGGATTTATTTCTGCAAGCTATCACAAAGGAATAGATGGAAAAAGCGTTGTCCTTTATGCACAATACGAAAATATGGAAGCTTTTCAAGGTGTAATCAACAGCGAAGGAGGAAAACGTATGATTTCTGAAGGTACGCAGTTAGCAGAATCTGCACAGCGTAGTTTTTGTAACGTTTATGATACCAGAGAAGTGTAA